TGGTTTTATCTCGACGATGCGCCAGCCAAAGCAAATTGGTTAAAACCAACGGAGCGAGAGTGGTTGCAGGCAAAACTTGCCGAAGAGTCAGCCCTTAATGCAACGTCTGACAGCCACAACTGGAAGGCGGCGTTGACCAATAAAAAAGTCTGGCTGTTAAGTGCGATTTGGTTATTACAGGCGTTCGGCACAATCGGCATTACGCTATTCTTACCGCTTATTGTCAAAGGCGTGGTTTCTGAGCAAAGTAATTTTATTGTGAGTGTATTTTCTGCCGTACCGTTCTTGTTTGCCTGCATATTTATGTTTATGAACGGGCGTCACTCAGATATTACCCGCGAGCGTCGTTTCCATTTAGGGCTGCCGTTGATGGCCGCCGGAGCGCTACTGATTTTCGCGATATTCAGCCATAACTTATTGATGTCTTATATCTTCCTGGTCATTACGGTTGGGCTGAACTGGTCTATTACGCCTATCTTTTGGGCGGCTACAACCGAGTCTTTAACCGGGGTGGCAGCAGCGGCCGCTATTGCTTTAATCAACGCGATAGCCAATATTGCCGGGCTTATTTTCCCGCCGTTTATGGGCCGCATGAAAGATCTCACCGGGAATTACGATATTTCTCTGATGATTGTCGCAGGGGCATTAATCGCCGGCGGATTATTGGGGATCTATGTGCTTAGCAACGCGCGAAAAGCCGCTGAGAAACATCTCGTTGCCCAGAAGAAATAGCGCGGTGGGTTAATCGTTAAAAAGCCACTGCAACCAGACGTTGCAGTGGCTATTTTTTAGCGCACGTTCAGGGAATAGACGGCTGGAAGACTTCCGGCCGTTTTCACGATTTCGAGTTTTATCTGCTGCACGGTGAGCGCTTCCAATAAACGATGCTCACAAACCGAGTGGCGATTATCCATCACTTCCGCAAGCAACGTCTGGTCTGCCCATAAACGGTAGTGCGTTATGCAATGCGGCGTAACGGCTAACGCGTGGCCCATTTGCACGGTTTCCATCGCGTTGTCGAAATCATTATCCAACACCAACGTCAGGGCATTTACGGTGCGAGGATGTTCCCAACTCCAGGTCACAGTGGGCAGATTGTCGTCGATTGCCGGAACCCAGGCGTTGGTGTGCTGTTCCGGGCGCAAACGGCCATTGAGTAAGTTTTCGGGAGCATAACAGCGCAGCGGAGTGGTAAAGCGCACAGCCGGAAGAATTTGATTCGGTGAACGGCGCGGGAGCCAGAAATCAAACTCATCGACACCGTAATCCCCGTCAGCAATCTGGCGGGTATGTTTAGCCACCCGGGCGTTCAGGCTGTTAAACACCGTCATGATGCCCGGCAACGGGCGGTCGGTCAGCGCCATATCAATCTGTTCGTTGCTTTCAAAAGCTACAAACAAATACTGATCCCGCGGGCTTTGGTAATTAAAGTGAACGCTATATTCGCCCGCCTCGGTAACGGACAACTCGCGTTCATCCAAAGGGACATCCGGCGTGAAGTTTCCGGCCCGTTCGCTGCTCATCAGGCTGATTTTCAGCGTTTGTTGCGAACTTGCTCGCAGGGTGAAATTCAGCTCAGGAAGACATTCACCGGCTTTAATCGGCAGCAAAAGCGCCATTCGCTCGTTTAATGCCGTCCAGTTGCCGCTGGCAGGTAATGCGTTAAGCACAAATTCACTGCTGGTGGTGACGCGCGCCCCATTCGCCGGATCGGCGAGCCACTGGCGCGGGATGTAACACCCGGTCTGCTGCAGATGTTGTTGAAGCGTGCCGATACGCTGCGGATCGGCGAGCTGCGGGGCATCAAGTTGTTGCTGGTGGCAAAGTGCGGCGGCGCGGCCAACGACTTCACCCAGTAATCCGCAGGTGCACATCACGCGTGCGCTGCCGAAAGCCACATGCGAAGCGGAAATGAGTCGCCCGGTCAGGAACAGGTTTTCCAGCGAGCGACTATACAAGCTGCGGTAGGGAATGGTGTATGTCCCTTTGCTATGAAACTGGCGGCAGCCGTCGTGTTTGCTGTAAACCCCGTCGGCCGGGTGCAAATCGATAGACCAGCCGCCGTACGCTACGGCATCGTAGTGATCGCGCTGCTCAATGATGTCTTGTTGGCACAGCATATGATCGCCCACGAAACGGCGGCTCTCGCGTTTGCCAGGAATCGCGCCGACCCATTCAATGGTCATATTGGCGGCGTCCGGGAATTGGCCTGAATTTTTAATGTAATCCCACACCCCCCAGACAATTTTCCACAGTTCCCATTTGATCTCTTCGCTGTCATGAATGGTGTCGAGGCGGCCACCCCATTCCAGCCACCATAAGTCGCATCCGTTAAGCGTTGAGGTCAGGCGTGTGTAACGGGGGATCTCTTCGATATCTTTAAGCGCAAAAGAAGGGGGGATGAAATTAACCGGAGCGCTGCCTTTTTTGGTGTAGAAATAGATCGAGTGCCCAAGTTTATGGCCGAAGTTATCGCCGGGTGCCATTTTTTCATCAAACTCATCGGGCTCTTCCGCACCCACGCGGTATTCCGCGCCTGCAAGATGCCCCAGAACGCCATCACCGGTAGCGTCACAAAATTGCGTCGCAGCAATGTCGTAGAAAGTTTCGTTAATCGCGTTGAAGCCTTTGGCGTGAGTGATGCGTTTGCCTTCGGTAGTGACATCGAAAAGGGCGGTATTGAGCAATAAGGTCAGATTCGGATCGCTACGGGCCATATCCAGCAAAACCAAATCAAACATCACCGGATTTCCCTCTTTATTACGGTAGAGGTTCTCTTCCATGATTTC
This genomic window from Buttiauxella gaviniae contains:
- a CDS encoding MFS transporter gives rise to the protein MLNDLHLSTIKSINKRIIPFLMLLYLIAYIDRSNISVAALQMNADLALTAEMYGIAAGIFYIAYILFEVPSNVILTRVGAKLWIARIMVTWGVIAAGMSLVQTPMQLYVMRFLLGVAEAGFTPGIIYYLSCWYPRSDRARAMSMFYIGAALASVIGLPISGTILNMHGFFDIAGWRWLFLLEGIPAVVLGVVVWFYLDDAPAKANWLKPTEREWLQAKLAEESALNATSDSHNWKAALTNKKVWLLSAIWLLQAFGTIGITLFLPLIVKGVVSEQSNFIVSVFSAVPFLFACIFMFMNGRHSDITRERRFHLGLPLMAAGALLIFAIFSHNLLMSYIFLVITVGLNWSITPIFWAATTESLTGVAAAAAIALINAIANIAGLIFPPFMGRMKDLTGNYDISLMIVAGALIAGGLLGIYVLSNARKAAEKHLVAQKK
- a CDS encoding FAD-dependent oxidoreductase gives rise to the protein MQIFQQTNAREFPQQHLKTDLLVAGGGLAGLCAALAAARDGLQVVLVQDRPVLGGNASSEVRLWANGATSHMGNNNRWSREGGIMGEIMEENLYRNKEGNPVMFDLVLLDMARSDPNLTLLLNTALFDVTTEGKRITHAKGFNAINETFYDIAATQFCDATGDGVLGHLAGAEYRVGAEEPDEFDEKMAPGDNFGHKLGHSIYFYTKKGSAPVNFIPPSFALKDIEEIPRYTRLTSTLNGCDLWWLEWGGRLDTIHDSEEIKWELWKIVWGVWDYIKNSGQFPDAANMTIEWVGAIPGKRESRRFVGDHMLCQQDIIEQRDHYDAVAYGGWSIDLHPADGVYSKHDGCRQFHSKGTYTIPYRSLYSRSLENLFLTGRLISASHVAFGSARVMCTCGLLGEVVGRAAALCHQQQLDAPQLADPQRIGTLQQHLQQTGCYIPRQWLADPANGARVTTSSEFVLNALPASGNWTALNERMALLLPIKAGECLPELNFTLRASSQQTLKISLMSSERAGNFTPDVPLDERELSVTEAGEYSVHFNYQSPRDQYLFVAFESNEQIDMALTDRPLPGIMTVFNSLNARVAKHTRQIADGDYGVDEFDFWLPRRSPNQILPAVRFTTPLRCYAPENLLNGRLRPEQHTNAWVPAIDDNLPTVTWSWEHPRTVNALTLVLDNDFDNAMETVQMGHALAVTPHCITHYRLWADQTLLAEVMDNRHSVCEHRLLEALTVQQIKLEIVKTAGSLPAVYSLNVR